A part of Legionella sainthelensi genomic DNA contains:
- a CDS encoding ankyrin repeat domain-containing protein, which produces MIPTLEKKDMSPLPMLDILQELQTIQGLQQKSLVFSDKANELINRVHDDYGDEAAYFMKVTLQQWGLGDFIEATALPTPTHPPHQVQNHACYQKVLPLCRLALIVECNGVAEDHALKLATIFKDEKAVLHYLLQFKDQNVYNYLVHDACLFELPQADTCALPQWIKLANLYLANPRFRALLPHAEAIETMGRMGKKATKQEGQKFDAAIRDKIQDVKKELSTVAKQYKNLKKKPLTHPEERRVREEQLKVFSQHLFELQTQLVSLCQGRLPLANIDMIVLEAFYAKYQQESSAAQNILIQNGISPQNREQFYALKRDNAEKTIPAVVIDGKKIGYPGIYIKKLDTTSDKGAALAACLGKITHCCQYLGGAGSECVIHGIASPNGGFYVLCQGEAQNPSLDDAILAQSWVWKGQQGGLCLDSIESAVKKEKIAQVVDMFRLLGHTLCQKHHITHVNTGAQSGITRKVACKDYPAVKEHFQDYAGYCDSKSQLPLACATMPYLFYGKVASSQLQAMIAEETKRFFQELFSTQEALQNTEALQQVLAFVLSTRNDELLQLLGEYASHHQEAFDALLATNRDYLHQLDQGIIDFDAMEQGAAIHARNKKGQSALHLATLNADKKSISTLMARGINVNIQDKDGNTALIRALEKVLYKDKNEVGRDIAQQLIAAQAQLDIKDNDENTPLILAVQNKDLAMVNDLLEHGACLETLDAHMKTALFWAAEKGDEDIFDVLLEHGAKVNGVSYPGEKTPLMAALINSHFGIAQKILSLKEVAIKQKNRHGETALHLAADNSETLKAILALLLENQGLEAVMVQSKEGNTVFHYAADTPESLKIILVSLPENQRLEAVMVQSKEGNTVLHEAANTPESLKTILELLPENQRLETVMIQNKSGNTILHKVASNAGSLKAILALLPENQRLEAVRIQDEYGKTVLDRAAMNAESLKIILALLPVKTDYSNENKEAVFFSNKDLLPQNRQSFFSIAKENKSDKGVLHNPAPMLRPMR; this is translated from the coding sequence ATGATTCCAACCTTAGAGAAAAAAGATATGTCACCCTTACCCATGCTGGATATCCTACAAGAGCTACAAACTATTCAGGGATTACAACAAAAATCACTTGTCTTTAGCGACAAAGCCAATGAGTTAATCAATCGCGTTCACGATGACTATGGTGATGAAGCTGCTTATTTTATGAAGGTCACGTTGCAGCAATGGGGATTAGGTGACTTTATTGAAGCAACGGCACTGCCTACCCCCACTCATCCACCGCATCAGGTGCAAAATCATGCATGTTATCAAAAAGTGCTTCCTTTATGTCGATTAGCCCTTATTGTGGAGTGCAATGGGGTGGCTGAAGACCATGCATTGAAATTAGCTACGATTTTTAAGGATGAAAAAGCGGTATTGCATTATTTGCTCCAATTTAAAGACCAAAATGTCTATAACTATCTGGTTCATGATGCCTGCTTATTTGAGCTGCCCCAAGCCGATACGTGCGCGTTGCCGCAATGGATAAAACTGGCCAATCTGTACCTCGCTAATCCCCGTTTTCGTGCTCTTTTGCCGCATGCAGAAGCTATTGAGACGATGGGGAGGATGGGCAAGAAAGCAACGAAACAAGAAGGCCAAAAGTTCGATGCGGCAATAAGGGATAAAATTCAAGACGTCAAAAAGGAACTCTCTACGGTAGCAAAACAATATAAGAACCTTAAGAAAAAGCCCTTGACTCACCCCGAAGAACGAAGGGTGCGCGAGGAACAGCTGAAAGTATTCAGTCAACACCTATTTGAGCTGCAAACCCAACTTGTTTCTCTTTGCCAGGGACGATTACCTTTAGCAAATATTGACATGATTGTTCTGGAAGCCTTTTATGCCAAGTACCAACAAGAAAGCAGTGCAGCCCAAAACATTTTAATTCAAAACGGCATCAGTCCCCAAAATAGAGAGCAATTTTATGCACTCAAGCGCGATAATGCAGAGAAGACAATTCCTGCTGTGGTTATTGATGGGAAAAAGATTGGCTATCCTGGGATTTATATTAAAAAACTCGATACGACCAGTGATAAGGGAGCCGCACTTGCGGCCTGTCTTGGAAAAATAACTCATTGCTGCCAGTATCTTGGCGGTGCAGGCAGTGAGTGTGTGATTCATGGTATTGCCTCTCCTAATGGTGGGTTTTATGTTTTATGCCAAGGTGAGGCGCAAAACCCATCGCTGGATGATGCCATTTTGGCGCAATCCTGGGTATGGAAAGGGCAACAGGGTGGGTTGTGTTTGGATTCAATTGAGTCTGCAGTGAAAAAAGAAAAAATAGCTCAGGTGGTGGATATGTTTCGTTTGCTGGGCCACACCCTGTGTCAGAAGCATCACATCACCCACGTGAATACAGGGGCACAAAGTGGCATCACGCGTAAAGTGGCCTGCAAAGATTATCCAGCTGTCAAAGAACACTTTCAGGATTATGCAGGGTATTGCGATTCTAAATCGCAGCTTCCCTTGGCCTGTGCGACCATGCCTTACCTTTTCTATGGCAAGGTAGCCTCTTCCCAATTGCAAGCCATGATTGCAGAAGAGACGAAGCGCTTTTTCCAAGAATTATTCAGCACCCAGGAAGCATTGCAAAACACCGAAGCCTTGCAACAAGTCCTTGCTTTTGTCCTCTCTACCAGAAACGATGAGTTACTTCAGTTATTAGGTGAGTACGCCTCTCATCACCAAGAAGCCTTTGACGCGCTGTTAGCGACTAACCGGGATTATCTGCACCAATTAGACCAGGGAATCATTGATTTTGACGCTATGGAACAAGGTGCTGCGATTCATGCGAGGAACAAAAAGGGGCAAAGCGCCTTGCATCTTGCCACCTTAAATGCCGACAAGAAGAGCATCAGCACCCTCATGGCACGGGGCATTAATGTAAACATCCAAGATAAAGACGGCAATACCGCTTTAATCCGTGCCCTTGAAAAAGTGCTCTACAAAGATAAAAACGAAGTGGGTCGCGATATTGCCCAACAATTGATTGCAGCGCAGGCGCAACTGGACATCAAAGATAATGATGAAAATACACCGCTTATCCTCGCCGTTCAAAACAAAGACTTAGCCATGGTGAACGATTTGCTGGAGCACGGAGCTTGTCTTGAAACCTTGGATGCCCACATGAAAACCGCTTTATTTTGGGCTGCTGAGAAAGGAGATGAGGACATTTTTGATGTACTCTTGGAACACGGTGCTAAAGTCAATGGGGTCAGTTATCCAGGAGAAAAGACTCCGCTGATGGCAGCACTAATCAATAGCCATTTCGGTATCGCACAAAAAATCTTGTCCCTAAAAGAAGTGGCAATAAAACAAAAAAACAGACATGGCGAGACAGCACTTCATCTGGCTGCTGATAATTCTGAAACTCTAAAGGCCATTCTCGCGTTATTGCTGGAAAATCAAGGATTAGAGGCAGTGATGGTTCAAAGTAAAGAAGGCAATACAGTATTTCATTATGCTGCTGATACTCCTGAAAGCTTAAAGATCATTCTCGTGTCATTGCCGGAAAATCAACGATTAGAGGCAGTGATGGTTCAAAGTAAAGAAGGCAATACAGTACTTCATGAGGCTGCTAATACTCCTGAAAGCCTAAAGACCATTCTAGAGTTATTGCCGGAAAATCAACGTTTAGAGACGGTGATGATTCAAAACAAATCTGGCAATACAATACTTCATAAGGTTGCTAGCAATGCTGGAAGTCTAAAGGCCATTCTAGCGTTATTGCCAGAAAATCAGCGCTTAGAGGCAGTGAGGATTCAAGACGAATATGGCAAGACAGTACTTGATCGTGCTGCTATGAATGCTGAAAGCTTAAAGATTATTTTAGCGTTATTGCCTGTAAAAACTGATTATAGTAATGAAAATAAGGAAGCAGTATTTTTTTCAAATAAGGATCTTTTACCCCAAAACAGGCAGTCATTTTTCTCGATTGCCAAAGAAAATAAGAGTGACAAAGGTGTGCTGCATAACCCGGCTCCTATGTTAAGGCCTATGCGCTGA
- a CDS encoding transposase — protein MHQLHQANPNKKLMIVLDNGPIHKSKKVQRFVQKNDWVQLLFLPAYSPEYNPIERFWQWLKQRVWGSKSFSTMEELLQKIRKLVWHFHEGRTVSKINFNYNAYTDLL, from the coding sequence TTGCATCAACTTCATCAAGCAAATCCTAATAAAAAGTTAATGATCGTTCTCGATAATGGACCAATACACAAAAGTAAGAAGGTTCAGAGGTTTGTTCAAAAGAATGACTGGGTGCAACTTCTTTTTCTTCCTGCATACTCACCTGAATACAATCCAATTGAACGATTTTGGCAATGGTTAAAGCAGAGAGTCTGGGGTTCTAAGTCATTTTCTACTATGGAAGAGCTCTTACAGAAAATACGAAAGTTAGTTTGGCACTTTCATGAAGGGAGGACGGTTTCAAAAATCAATTTTAATTATAATGCTTATACTGATTTGTTATAG
- a CDS encoding tyrosine-type recombinase/integrase encodes MFNVLHHKSKRISQKIPLPKESREYLDQYLEQRDAQEDEPLFITRYRTRIQTQDVYRICQRVLKQALAFLPEHEHFEFTPHMLRHSRDVTFIGFIIPPELVRNGEERLVVCNQTAKEAVESQRGKHEEFVFTYNG; translated from the coding sequence TTGTTTAATGTTCTGCACCATAAGTCGAAGCGAATCAGTCAAAAAATTCCATTACCAAAAGAGAGTAGGGAGTATTTAGACCAGTATTTAGAGCAACGGGATGCACAAGAAGATGAGCCGTTATTTATAACTAGATATAGGACTCGGATACAAACCCAAGATGTTTATCGAATTTGCCAGCGGGTATTAAAGCAAGCTTTAGCATTCTTACCAGAGCATGAGCATTTTGAATTCACACCCCATATGCTCCGCCATTCCAGAGATGTCACATTTATTGGTTTTATTATCCCGCCTGAGCTCGTTAGAAATGGTGAAGAGCGTCTGGTAGTATGTAACCAAACGGCAAAGGAGGCTGTTGAAAGCCAGAGGGGTAAACATGAAGAATTTGTGTTTACTTATAATGGCTAA
- a CDS encoding EAL domain-containing protein, which translates to MIIFGVTAVATNFNAPVLACCALFLILAFVPLSIWFFLQGGLYTLLGFMSFLYIGLMFSTAYYTNKFFLKSLLLNEEVISHTKALKNSLALTTSILETTSDGILVMDLNKKVEYYNQRFLDMWKLSAKYIESHTIEEVIDKVLGQLENPQQFVEKIQYLFREINLKSFDILKFRDGKIYERYSKPRISENKINGRVWSFRDITERKKMEEKIYHQALHDTLTGLPNRTSLTKKLHQEIKYAKRFKTTIAILFIDIDNFKTINDSLGHDAGDILLQKIGRKLAVCMREIDTIFRFGGDEFVMFCLLKKWDEIDQVIHKIYSNLSSSIKIGTHDVIVTVSIGISFYPDHGNNPSTLIKNADIAMYSAKNQGRNSHQIYKQVLSQNLERRMTIQNYLHYAIENKEFFLVYQPILDLNSGHITSLEALLRWQHPKMGFISPNEFIPLAEESGLITQLGEWVMREACSQLKSFQKQGLRPVQVVINVSGIQISKEAFIKTIVQILDETQLDARYLEIELTESALMLDSKTIIKTLGRLKKMGIKIAIDDFGTGYSSFSYLKNFPVNKLKIDQSFIHDCAIAPNGGSIIKAIIAMGHHLDLLVLAEGVETLEQLRLLQTLGCDEIQGYVYSRPVLPQEIPKMLDISISDKILENFKQSIQRA; encoded by the coding sequence TTGATCATTTTTGGGGTAACGGCGGTAGCGACTAATTTTAATGCTCCTGTTTTAGCTTGTTGTGCGCTTTTTTTAATTTTAGCATTTGTACCATTATCCATTTGGTTTTTTTTACAGGGTGGTCTTTATACGCTTCTTGGGTTCATGAGCTTTCTATATATAGGACTGATGTTTAGTACAGCCTATTATACCAATAAGTTTTTTTTAAAGTCATTATTGCTAAACGAGGAGGTTATATCCCATACCAAAGCATTGAAAAACTCCTTGGCTTTAACCACCTCAATATTAGAGACAACAAGTGATGGGATATTGGTGATGGATTTAAATAAAAAAGTTGAATATTATAACCAACGATTTTTAGATATGTGGAAACTCTCAGCGAAATATATAGAGTCTCATACTATCGAAGAGGTTATTGATAAAGTCTTAGGGCAACTAGAAAATCCACAACAATTTGTAGAAAAAATTCAATATCTCTTTCGAGAAATAAATTTGAAAAGCTTTGATATCCTGAAGTTTAGGGATGGGAAAATTTATGAACGTTATTCCAAACCACGTATAAGTGAAAATAAAATTAATGGACGTGTTTGGAGTTTCCGTGATATTACCGAACGTAAAAAAATGGAGGAAAAGATTTATCATCAAGCCCTCCATGATACATTAACTGGATTGCCTAATCGAACCTCATTAACCAAAAAACTTCATCAAGAAATAAAATATGCAAAACGCTTTAAAACTACTATAGCTATATTGTTTATTGACATTGATAATTTTAAAACTATAAATGATAGTCTCGGACATGATGCGGGAGATATTTTACTGCAGAAGATCGGCAGGAAGTTGGCTGTCTGTATGCGCGAGATTGATACTATTTTCCGTTTTGGCGGCGATGAGTTTGTGATGTTTTGCTTATTGAAAAAGTGGGACGAAATAGATCAAGTAATTCATAAAATTTATAGTAATCTTTCCAGTTCAATAAAAATAGGTACTCATGATGTTATTGTCACAGTAAGCATTGGAATAAGTTTCTATCCTGACCATGGTAACAATCCATCAACGCTTATAAAAAATGCTGATATCGCAATGTACTCGGCCAAAAACCAAGGAAGAAATTCTCATCAAATTTATAAACAAGTACTTAGCCAAAATTTAGAAAGGCGTATGACAATCCAAAATTATTTACATTATGCTATAGAAAATAAAGAATTCTTTTTGGTATATCAGCCAATCTTGGACCTAAATAGTGGTCATATCACTTCTCTTGAAGCACTTCTTCGTTGGCAACATCCTAAAATGGGCTTTATTTCTCCGAATGAATTTATACCTTTAGCTGAAGAAAGTGGTCTAATCACTCAACTAGGGGAATGGGTAATGCGTGAAGCTTGTAGTCAACTGAAAAGCTTTCAAAAACAAGGTCTACGCCCTGTGCAAGTGGTAATAAATGTGTCTGGCATTCAAATAAGCAAGGAAGCGTTCATTAAAACTATAGTTCAAATTTTAGACGAAACTCAGCTTGATGCACGTTATTTAGAGATCGAATTAACAGAAAGTGCTTTGATGCTGGATAGTAAAACTATTATAAAAACTCTCGGCCGATTAAAAAAAATGGGGATAAAGATTGCTATAGATGATTTTGGTACGGGGTATTCCAGTTTTAGTTATCTTAAAAATTTCCCCGTAAATAAATTGAAGATTGACCAATCATTTATTCATGATTGTGCAATCGCACCTAATGGCGGTTCAATCATTAAGGCCATAATAGCCATGGGGCATCATCTTGATTTATTAGTCCTTGCGGAGGGTGTTGAAACATTGGAGCAGCTACGCTTATTGCAAACACTGGGATGCGATGAAATACAGGGCTATGTTTATAGTCGGCCTGTTCTTCCCCAAGAAATTCCTAAAATGCTTGACATTAGTATAAGTGATAAAATTTTAGAAAATTTCAAACAAAGTATTCAGCGAGCGTAG
- a CDS encoding ankyrin repeat domain-containing protein, with the protein MIHGIASPNGGFYVLCQGEAQNPSLDDAILAQSWVWKGQQGGLCLDSIEAVVRQEKIEQVADMFRLLGHILCQEHHITHVNTGAQSGITRKVACKDYPAVKEHFQDYAGYCDSKSQLPLACATMPYLFYGKVASSQLQAMIAEETKRFFQELFSTQEALQNTEALQQVLVFVLSTRNDELLQLLGEYASHHQEAFDALLATNRDYLHQLDQGIIDFDAMEQGAAIHARNKKGQSALHLATLNADKKSISTLMARGINVNIQDKDGNTALIRALEKVLYKDKSEVGRDIAQQLIAAQAQLDIKDNDENTPLIIVVKNKDLAMVNDLLEHGAKVNGVSNPKENTPLMAALINGHWGIAQKILSQKGVTIKQKTDMALQHFIWRLRILKS; encoded by the coding sequence GTGATTCATGGTATTGCCTCTCCTAATGGTGGGTTTTATGTTTTATGCCAAGGTGAGGCGCAAAACCCATCGCTGGATGATGCCATTTTGGCGCAATCCTGGGTATGGAAAGGGCAACAGGGTGGGTTGTGTTTGGATTCAATTGAGGCTGTAGTAAGGCAAGAAAAAATCGAGCAGGTTGCTGATATGTTTCGTTTGCTGGGCCACATCCTGTGTCAGGAGCATCACATCACCCACGTGAATACAGGGGCACAAAGTGGCATCACGCGTAAAGTGGCCTGCAAAGATTATCCAGCTGTCAAAGAACACTTTCAGGATTATGCAGGGTATTGCGATTCTAAATCGCAGCTTCCCTTGGCCTGTGCGACCATGCCTTACCTTTTCTATGGCAAGGTAGCCTCTTCCCAATTGCAAGCCATGATTGCAGAAGAGACGAAGCGCTTTTTCCAAGAATTATTCAGCACCCAGGAAGCATTGCAAAACACCGAAGCCTTGCAACAAGTCCTTGTTTTTGTCCTCTCTACCAGAAACGATGAGTTACTTCAGTTATTAGGTGAGTACGCCTCTCATCACCAAGAAGCCTTTGACGCGCTGTTAGCGACTAACCGGGATTATCTGCACCAATTAGACCAGGGAATCATTGATTTTGACGCTATGGAACAAGGTGCTGCGATTCATGCGAGGAACAAAAAGGGGCAAAGCGCCTTGCATCTTGCCACCTTAAATGCCGACAAGAAGAGCATCAGCACCCTCATGGCACGGGGCATTAATGTAAACATCCAAGATAAAGACGGCAATACCGCTTTAATCCGTGCCCTTGAAAAAGTGCTCTACAAAGATAAAAGCGAAGTGGGACGCGATATTGCCCAACAATTGATTGCAGCGCAGGCGCAACTGGACATTAAAGACAATGATGAAAATACACCGCTTATCATCGTAGTTAAAAACAAAGACTTAGCCATGGTGAACGATTTGCTGGAACACGGTGCTAAAGTCAATGGGGTCAGTAACCCCAAGGAAAATACTCCCCTGATGGCCGCATTAATCAACGGACATTGGGGTATCGCACAAAAAATCTTGTCACAAAAAGGGGTGACAATAAAACAAAAAACAGACATGGCACTACAGCACTTCATCTGGCGGCTAAGGATACTGAAATCCTAA